One region of Catenuloplanes indicus genomic DNA includes:
- a CDS encoding DUF2399 domain-containing protein produces MGEPCDWCATHCADIDLTPLLNPHTTWLWQQLADTADRRGDPALRTGTTTVTAPDDAIQRAATTSLLGGRAPAPGQTIRINLGKLTEGLRRHHPDLHPGLVAAHATRRRLAERARHRAQRHDATAELRRQVAEALDRIPAAAPFQPAIDRIWPALQRNGWVARLLARHNTELLVNQAAAVIGALPPAGRRCDRRRLADDITRYPHALDTGTLPGLVLAILGAAGALQPGLAVRAAWAALGVDGDDLTGGLLTLGVHPTGWSLPTAAVVTIPPRELVTCTWPAPPRPDSCVFITENPSVVSAAADLRHPGIRLLCTVGTPSAREIAAVARLADVGWQIAVRADFDTAGLHHVRAALDGVPGARPWRMDAETYLTSLARSPEAIDLQLSERELPLTPWDPSLRRAMTDSRRPAYEEALIETLLEDLLGAATAHAIEG; encoded by the coding sequence ATGGGAGAACCATGCGATTGGTGTGCCACCCACTGCGCCGACATCGACCTCACCCCACTGCTCAACCCCCACACCACCTGGCTCTGGCAGCAACTCGCCGACACCGCCGACCGCAGAGGCGACCCGGCATTGCGCACCGGCACCACCACCGTCACCGCACCGGACGACGCCATACAGCGCGCTGCCACCACCAGCCTGCTCGGCGGTCGCGCACCCGCACCGGGACAGACAATCCGGATCAACCTCGGCAAACTCACCGAGGGACTACGACGCCATCACCCGGACCTCCACCCTGGACTGGTAGCGGCACACGCCACACGGCGCAGACTCGCCGAACGCGCCCGGCACCGGGCTCAACGCCACGATGCCACCGCGGAACTCCGCCGGCAGGTCGCCGAGGCCCTCGACCGCATTCCCGCCGCCGCACCGTTCCAGCCCGCCATCGACCGCATCTGGCCGGCCCTGCAACGCAACGGATGGGTGGCCCGGCTCCTCGCCAGGCACAACACGGAACTACTCGTCAACCAAGCCGCCGCCGTCATCGGCGCGCTGCCGCCGGCCGGACGTCGCTGCGACCGCCGACGCCTTGCCGACGACATCACCCGATACCCGCACGCCCTCGACACGGGCACACTGCCCGGCCTCGTGCTCGCCATCCTCGGCGCCGCCGGAGCACTGCAGCCGGGACTCGCCGTCCGGGCCGCATGGGCGGCGCTCGGCGTCGACGGAGACGATCTCACCGGGGGCCTCCTGACCCTCGGCGTCCATCCCACCGGCTGGTCACTCCCCACAGCGGCCGTCGTCACCATCCCACCCAGAGAACTCGTCACCTGCACCTGGCCGGCACCCCCACGGCCGGATTCGTGCGTCTTCATCACCGAGAACCCGTCCGTGGTCTCAGCCGCCGCTGACCTCCGTCACCCCGGGATACGCCTCCTCTGCACCGTCGGCACACCTTCAGCACGGGAAATCGCGGCGGTGGCACGACTCGCGGATGTCGGATGGCAGATCGCCGTACGCGCCGACTTCGACACCGCCGGACTCCACCACGTCCGCGCCGCGCTCGACGGTGTTCCCGGCGCGCGGCCTTGGAGGATGGATGCGGAAACGTATCTCACCAGCCTCGCACGCAGCCCTGAGGCCATCGACCTCCAATTGTCCGAGCGAGAACTGCCCCTGACCCCATGGGACCCCAGCCTCCGCAGAGCGATGACAGATAGTCGACGGCCAGCCTATGAGGAAGCCCTCATCGAAACGCTGCTGGAGGACCTTCTTGGCGCAGCGACGGCACACGCGATAGAAGGCTGA
- a CDS encoding SbcC/MukB-like Walker B domain-containing protein, giving the protein MTTEMALTLFGEDDLVRPAGNADRFTTRWRLIGAGLSNVWRYGDLHLDAPSGRLLLRGPNGTGKTTALETLWPYLLDLNAQRLAAGKARPTSLALLMREGANGSKRRCGYVWLTLAAPQGEGVISYGVRLLYSESASPAVKVTPFTIPGVPLRDVPLYGPDRGFTSAEQFSDNIATAGGIVFTDEDAYVAHLASRLWATREREVVELANRIRAVRNPTLLGDVSPRAAADNLRDALPGVSDDIVSATADALAESESTRTAFEKDRRAAEALDRFAEAWSGHIVEIAGHALAALRHNISAHDKAVKDARAAVTKHAAAQTAWQDLDQQARNLRNEAKDLDSQLHALEESEPYKDAGRLADMQEKVAAQNRAADIAVRSFRREVSATADRATKLRTTAEDLAEDLATLSASARAVDADAMPGRSPLTWTTRPRPLLDIGDETADPGPQTTIDYDEQILDDTAENWKRLAGEYRRRGDAALLAIRDRVETTTAEAEAERCERVSRARRADADRDKTQLDLKAKAARTAAAHLLDDIDTWHDTNRALAPAVQAACREETSDATDAWYPPGTNELRDLEIAQVLTEAEQLAAAVTTAGRTAVSVLRHHSHLSAQEAKRLRARSKELRERARALRTGRLLPIPRPEWAGPAENGETFADALDWHPDITDPDVRARLENGLAASGLLGATLQADALHTPAWSVHATAQPAPASLADVLTVDPEHPHSHLAEQILRRIPLAATSTEGPAGLVIGRDGTYATGPLHGRPPGVDDPGQLRPAEYIGAKQRRQAALRHADALDADADTLDHDAGNHDTSASRAQHEAAQISGALHAYPSRVHAATAEAGRAAAASKAAESEETAKTAAEDAAAQRELARSLRLEWELRTRAQHLPIAVPALETLRDTAAGSAGTLENLTSQLTGRHRDRLRRLAQSAAEDTRATATLPAEHAAAATIADEARSLATLHRELVDAVGLDSNEALRKHSLAKTQRDHVGREIRRVDGLLQTADRERIQAEEKAGAATSRAAEATQPVNDACTGLRTLLAAPGVPDALLTDPAMADLPDDAHALADVAQKALHGRRTTSRKLLRERYDTCRADLAGLWTLDPDEPVDALDTYVLTHDSVAYTPPAAAAEGRYLRERAQAALSRAEESALQEFVIGRLPLAIGTAWVKIDDWIRDVNRKMQKAAASSGVGVRISKTLLKDLNAAELTVYRLACKESTRTAAQQTEVGDALQALIAAADGATMTERLTNAVDIRRWLDISYEIIRPDGQINRWTSKTGLSGGERRLVVLAPMLAAVAAYYDQLDTAGLRLTALDEVPAEVDERGREGLARYLADLDLDLICTSYLWDGAPGAWDGIDAWDLEAGPDTTVVAFPMLVRGPEPLPGDPMGA; this is encoded by the coding sequence ATGACCACTGAGATGGCTCTCACCCTCTTCGGCGAGGACGACCTGGTCCGGCCCGCCGGTAACGCCGACCGCTTTACGACCCGCTGGCGGCTTATCGGTGCCGGCCTGTCGAACGTCTGGCGCTACGGAGACCTTCACCTCGACGCGCCCAGCGGCAGACTGCTGCTGCGCGGCCCGAACGGCACCGGCAAGACCACCGCGCTGGAGACACTCTGGCCGTACCTGCTCGACCTGAACGCCCAGCGGCTCGCAGCGGGCAAGGCCAGACCGACATCGCTGGCATTGTTGATGCGCGAAGGCGCCAACGGCAGCAAACGCCGATGCGGATACGTATGGCTGACATTGGCCGCGCCGCAGGGTGAGGGCGTCATCTCCTACGGTGTCCGGCTGCTCTACAGCGAAAGCGCCTCACCGGCAGTGAAGGTCACACCGTTCACGATTCCCGGCGTCCCGTTACGCGATGTCCCGCTGTACGGCCCGGACCGGGGCTTCACCTCCGCGGAGCAGTTCAGCGACAACATCGCCACTGCTGGCGGGATCGTCTTCACCGACGAGGACGCCTACGTCGCACACCTCGCCAGCCGGCTGTGGGCTACCCGGGAGCGGGAGGTCGTGGAACTCGCCAACCGCATCCGTGCGGTCCGCAACCCCACGCTGCTCGGCGACGTGTCACCACGAGCCGCAGCCGACAATCTGCGCGACGCGCTGCCCGGCGTCTCCGACGACATCGTGTCCGCGACCGCCGACGCACTCGCCGAGTCAGAGTCCACCCGCACCGCGTTCGAGAAGGACCGCAGGGCCGCCGAGGCACTCGACAGGTTCGCCGAAGCCTGGAGCGGGCACATCGTGGAGATCGCGGGACATGCCCTCGCGGCACTGCGCCACAACATCAGCGCGCATGACAAGGCCGTCAAAGACGCGCGTGCTGCCGTAACGAAACACGCAGCGGCACAGACAGCATGGCAAGACCTCGATCAACAAGCGCGTAACCTCAGAAACGAGGCAAAGGATCTCGATTCCCAACTGCACGCGCTCGAGGAGTCAGAACCCTACAAGGACGCCGGCCGGCTAGCTGACATGCAGGAGAAGGTCGCCGCGCAGAACCGGGCGGCCGACATCGCCGTCAGGTCATTCCGCCGTGAGGTGAGCGCGACCGCCGACAGAGCGACGAAGCTGCGCACGACAGCCGAAGACCTCGCCGAGGATCTGGCCACCCTGTCCGCCTCCGCCCGAGCCGTCGATGCGGATGCCATGCCAGGCCGGTCGCCGCTGACCTGGACTACCCGGCCGAGGCCGCTCCTCGACATCGGCGACGAGACCGCGGATCCCGGCCCGCAGACGACCATCGACTATGACGAGCAGATCCTCGACGACACGGCCGAGAACTGGAAGAGGCTCGCGGGCGAGTACCGCCGCCGCGGCGACGCCGCGCTACTGGCGATCCGGGACCGCGTGGAAACCACCACGGCAGAGGCCGAAGCTGAACGGTGTGAACGGGTGTCCCGCGCTCGACGAGCCGACGCGGACCGGGACAAGACACAACTCGACCTCAAGGCAAAGGCCGCACGGACCGCCGCTGCACATCTCCTCGACGACATAGACACCTGGCACGACACGAACAGGGCACTCGCTCCCGCCGTCCAGGCCGCCTGCCGGGAGGAAACGAGCGACGCAACCGACGCCTGGTACCCGCCCGGCACGAACGAGCTACGCGATCTGGAGATCGCGCAGGTACTCACCGAGGCTGAGCAGCTCGCGGCGGCCGTCACCACCGCCGGTCGTACGGCTGTCTCGGTGCTGCGCCACCACAGCCACCTCAGCGCCCAGGAGGCGAAACGGCTACGGGCCCGCAGCAAGGAGCTGCGCGAGCGAGCCCGTGCTCTCCGGACCGGCCGGCTACTACCCATACCCCGACCGGAGTGGGCCGGACCGGCAGAAAACGGCGAGACGTTCGCCGACGCCCTCGACTGGCATCCCGACATCACCGACCCCGACGTCCGCGCCCGGCTGGAGAACGGCCTCGCCGCCAGCGGCCTGCTCGGCGCCACGCTGCAAGCCGACGCACTGCACACCCCGGCATGGTCCGTGCACGCCACCGCACAGCCCGCACCGGCCAGTCTCGCCGATGTCCTCACCGTCGACCCGGAGCACCCGCACTCACACCTCGCGGAACAGATCCTCCGCCGGATACCGCTCGCCGCCACCAGCACCGAAGGACCCGCAGGACTGGTGATCGGCCGCGACGGCACGTACGCCACAGGCCCACTGCACGGCCGGCCACCCGGCGTGGACGACCCCGGGCAACTACGACCCGCCGAATACATCGGCGCCAAGCAACGCCGCCAGGCAGCCCTCCGCCACGCCGACGCCTTGGACGCCGACGCCGACACCCTCGACCACGACGCGGGCAACCACGACACCTCCGCCAGCCGCGCACAACACGAAGCAGCACAGATTTCCGGTGCCCTGCACGCCTATCCATCGCGCGTCCACGCCGCCACCGCCGAAGCCGGCCGCGCCGCCGCTGCCTCCAAAGCCGCAGAATCCGAGGAAACGGCCAAGACCGCCGCCGAAGACGCCGCCGCACAGCGAGAACTCGCCAGGTCACTGCGGCTCGAATGGGAACTACGCACCCGCGCGCAGCACCTGCCGATCGCCGTGCCGGCACTCGAGACGCTCCGTGACACCGCAGCCGGCAGTGCCGGCACACTCGAAAACCTGACCAGCCAGCTCACCGGCCGTCACCGCGACCGGCTCCGCCGACTCGCACAATCAGCCGCGGAGGACACCCGAGCGACAGCGACGCTGCCGGCCGAACACGCCGCCGCAGCCACGATCGCCGACGAGGCAAGGTCCCTGGCCACCCTGCACCGAGAACTTGTCGACGCCGTCGGCCTCGACAGCAACGAGGCACTACGGAAGCACAGCCTCGCCAAGACACAGCGAGATCACGTCGGCAGAGAGATCCGGCGCGTCGACGGGCTCCTCCAGACAGCGGACAGGGAACGTATCCAGGCCGAAGAAAAGGCGGGTGCGGCCACCAGCCGAGCGGCCGAGGCCACACAGCCGGTCAACGACGCGTGCACCGGGCTGCGCACCCTGCTCGCCGCCCCGGGTGTACCCGACGCACTCCTGACGGACCCCGCCATGGCGGACCTGCCCGACGACGCACACGCGCTGGCAGACGTAGCGCAGAAGGCACTCCACGGGCGGCGGACAACAAGCCGGAAACTGCTGCGGGAACGGTACGACACGTGCCGCGCAGACCTCGCCGGGCTCTGGACGCTCGACCCGGACGAGCCCGTCGACGCCCTCGACACCTACGTACTCACCCACGACTCCGTCGCCTACACCCCGCCCGCGGCCGCCGCTGAAGGACGCTATCTCCGAGAACGCGCCCAAGCCGCCCTGAGCAGAGCAGAGGAGTCCGCACTACAGGAATTCGTCATCGGCCGGCTGCCACTGGCGATCGGCACCGCCTGGGTCAAGATCGACGACTGGATCCGCGACGTCAACCGCAAGATGCAGAAAGCCGCCGCCTCCTCGGGCGTCGGTGTGCGCATCAGCAAGACCCTGCTCAAAGACCTCAACGCCGCCGAACTCACCGTCTACCGCCTCGCCTGCAAGGAAAGCACCCGTACCGCCGCCCAACAGACCGAGGTCGGCGACGCACTCCAAGCACTGATCGCCGCCGCCGACGGCGCCACCATGACCGAGCGCCTCACCAATGCCGTCGACATCCGCCGCTGGCTCGACATCTCCTACGAAATAATCCGGCCCGACGGCCAGATCAACAGATGGACCTCCAAGACAGGCCTCTCCGGTGGAGAACGACGACTCGTCGTCCTCGCCCCCATGCTCGCCGCCGTCGCCGCCTACTACGACCAACTCGACACCGCAGGACTGCGCCTCACCGCACTCGATGAAGTACCCGCCGAAGTAGACGAACGGGGCCGCGAAGGACTCGCCCGCTACCTCGCCGACCTCGACCTCGACCTGATCTGCACCAGCTACCTCTGGGACGGCGCCCCAGGCGCCTGGGACGGCATCGACGCATGGGACCTCGAAGCAGGACCCGACACCACCGTTGTCGCCTTCCCCATGCTCGTCCGCGGACCGGAGCCGCTACCCGGCGATCCTATGGGGGCATAG
- a CDS encoding TIGR02678 family protein, with product MTDPPTTSTSKAWRPRRAREPEAAQETAAVLRLLMVHPWLVSGRDDAAIATVRRHETAVREALHRLGWLLVVDRDFVRLMKTPPVRRDAWAATGPKPLTGAWFFLLVAAAESMPSRVGIGQLVTAARTAAAEAGVPARDDRPERHAILAALKMLDARGVVETIDGDIDEFLRGDDAPVLLAVHHHRLVHVIANFPPADPVTDPADWLDLAEREPDPARRMRRRLVDDTAVYTVDLDTDEADWMSRRVRGDDGQPLAEAFGLHLERRVEGAAFVVPDGAFRTRADLGDRPFPAGGTIPHAALLTCDAAGTEGMVDEDRPGWRGLHRDDVLRHLGEFAPRYTGRGWSAEHIANLPGLADEVAALLTDVNLLRIHDDMWWFAPAAGRWEPPPEPSSKPRNPPPAAAPEEPHDH from the coding sequence GTGACCGACCCGCCCACCACCTCGACGTCGAAGGCATGGCGACCGCGCCGGGCACGCGAACCGGAAGCCGCACAGGAGACCGCCGCCGTCCTGCGCCTGCTCATGGTCCATCCGTGGTTGGTCTCCGGCCGCGACGACGCCGCCATCGCCACCGTACGACGCCACGAAACCGCGGTACGAGAGGCCCTGCACCGGCTGGGCTGGCTGCTCGTCGTCGACCGTGACTTCGTCCGGCTGATGAAGACCCCGCCCGTACGACGGGACGCATGGGCGGCGACCGGACCGAAACCACTGACCGGGGCATGGTTCTTCCTCTTGGTAGCCGCCGCCGAGTCGATGCCATCCCGCGTCGGTATCGGCCAGTTGGTCACCGCTGCACGCACCGCCGCCGCGGAAGCCGGCGTCCCCGCCCGCGACGACAGGCCCGAACGACACGCGATCCTCGCCGCGTTGAAGATGCTCGACGCCCGCGGCGTCGTCGAAACCATCGACGGCGACATCGACGAGTTCCTCCGCGGCGACGACGCCCCGGTCCTGCTCGCCGTACACCACCACCGCCTCGTCCACGTCATCGCGAACTTCCCGCCCGCCGATCCCGTGACCGATCCGGCCGACTGGCTCGACCTGGCCGAACGTGAACCGGACCCGGCACGACGCATGCGCCGACGACTCGTCGACGACACCGCCGTCTACACGGTCGACCTCGACACGGACGAGGCGGACTGGATGTCCCGCAGAGTCCGCGGCGACGACGGCCAGCCGCTGGCCGAAGCGTTCGGCCTCCATCTCGAACGCCGGGTCGAGGGAGCCGCGTTCGTCGTCCCCGATGGCGCCTTCCGCACCAGAGCAGACCTCGGCGACCGGCCATTCCCGGCAGGCGGCACCATCCCGCACGCCGCCCTGCTGACCTGCGACGCGGCCGGCACAGAAGGCATGGTGGACGAAGACCGGCCGGGATGGCGCGGACTGCACCGCGACGACGTCCTCCGCCACCTTGGCGAGTTCGCACCCCGGTACACCGGACGCGGCTGGTCAGCCGAGCACATCGCCAACCTGCCCGGCCTTGCCGACGAGGTGGCGGCCCTGCTCACCGACGTGAACCTGCTCCGCATCCACGACGACATGTGGTGGTTCGCGCCGGCTGCCGGCCGCTGGGAACCACCACCGGAACCATCTTCCAAGCCCCGGAACCCCCCTCCAGCCGCCGCACCAGAGGAACCGCATGACCACTGA
- a CDS encoding DUF2397 domain-containing protein, translating into MLLSGLQSAGDGAFGEPAQDKTVLDGQLVRAGRQVERRQLAQQCIEGATCSSARAVCWPMQAQTLASLDTFRTLLGPDEQAWEVRIRPVAVWVTSLWTQSATLWQQIVTPSGYSLSGHRAGRASNEPEGVTVVDAPSRANGLDSEDTTNFQIGVADSRRAMAYLVAPGSDEYIRIMVVLESSVTDMTPSEIAVAVSATGPPISDAVVQQRLDKLKDWLAATGRSDPSRIRRHADILARNWRWTATPAGRQVQRFYTSVLAATPAMREIPLPSLARIVDSVEGLAPAINMPRRDDDRIAELVGRLFTSHDDLDTALVGAEDSLAGLAERFDLDRESTAELKGLLVDYATHVAAELERGTQQAHDVLHRHLRPHFADLAAISVAGSQARALIARGALTASKGGRVADWEGLTAWCDPHTGRSSRFALRLIRALPGMHANLRRLHSSTGHATSRTRALRLARACLDPAYGTAILLAATGDHPWRKLPGEADDTDLNNNPAWRDGPSVSLPDLLRSTGRTGARGRAPAARDDSHARTAVEAARTQRRVEHAAAIEEILSAPPGQQLSPRAARIALASLMAAIRTGPAPGARDRRIAARDGLACTLFHTADGIGTLSAPTWRVLLPGREPVFHLPGRWMPAPRRTTDDPASRAEAVFVPMRAV; encoded by the coding sequence GTGCTCCTCAGCGGATTGCAGTCAGCAGGTGACGGGGCCTTCGGGGAGCCGGCCCAGGACAAGACCGTCCTCGACGGCCAGTTGGTCAGGGCCGGCCGCCAGGTCGAGCGTCGGCAGTTGGCGCAGCAGTGCATCGAGGGCGCGACTTGCAGCTCGGCTCGGGCCGTCTGCTGGCCGATGCAGGCGCAGACCCTGGCATCACTCGACACATTCAGGACTTTGCTGGGGCCCGACGAGCAGGCGTGGGAGGTCCGTATCCGTCCCGTGGCTGTTTGGGTGACCTCCTTGTGGACGCAAAGCGCTACTTTGTGGCAACAGATCGTCACACCGAGCGGTTACTCTCTATCCGGACACCGCGCAGGACGCGCCAGCAACGAGCCGGAGGGAGTCACGGTGGTCGACGCGCCGAGCCGCGCGAACGGTTTGGACAGCGAAGATACGACGAACTTCCAGATCGGCGTGGCCGACTCCCGTCGAGCCATGGCCTATCTGGTGGCGCCGGGATCGGACGAGTACATCCGGATCATGGTGGTCCTGGAGTCGTCGGTGACCGACATGACTCCATCCGAGATCGCCGTCGCGGTGTCGGCGACAGGCCCGCCGATATCGGACGCGGTCGTGCAGCAGCGGCTGGACAAGCTCAAGGACTGGCTCGCGGCGACCGGCCGCAGCGACCCGTCACGCATCCGCCGGCACGCTGACATCCTGGCCCGGAACTGGCGATGGACTGCCACCCCGGCCGGCAGACAGGTCCAGCGTTTCTACACCTCGGTTCTCGCCGCCACACCAGCGATGCGCGAGATCCCGCTGCCGAGCCTCGCCCGCATCGTCGACTCGGTCGAGGGGCTCGCGCCGGCGATCAACATGCCGCGACGGGATGACGATCGGATAGCTGAGCTGGTCGGGCGGTTGTTTACCAGCCATGACGACCTCGACACCGCCCTCGTGGGCGCCGAGGACAGTCTCGCCGGACTCGCGGAACGATTCGACTTGGACCGGGAGTCGACCGCCGAGCTGAAGGGTCTGCTCGTCGACTACGCCACGCATGTAGCCGCCGAATTGGAGCGCGGGACGCAACAGGCCCACGACGTGCTGCACCGGCATCTGCGACCGCATTTCGCCGATCTCGCCGCGATATCGGTGGCGGGATCCCAGGCAAGGGCGCTGATCGCGCGTGGCGCGCTGACCGCTTCCAAGGGCGGCCGGGTAGCGGACTGGGAAGGGCTCACCGCCTGGTGTGATCCACACACGGGCCGGTCGAGCCGGTTCGCGCTGAGGCTGATCCGGGCACTACCCGGTATGCACGCCAATCTGCGGCGCCTGCACAGTTCCACCGGGCACGCCACCAGCCGGACCAGGGCGCTGCGACTGGCACGAGCGTGCCTCGACCCCGCCTACGGTACGGCGATCCTGCTTGCCGCCACCGGCGACCACCCGTGGCGGAAGCTGCCTGGTGAAGCCGACGACACCGATCTGAATAACAACCCGGCCTGGCGTGACGGCCCTTCGGTATCGCTGCCCGACCTGCTGCGCTCCACGGGGCGTACCGGAGCCCGCGGACGTGCTCCTGCCGCCCGCGACGACTCTCACGCCCGTACCGCGGTCGAGGCAGCCCGTACGCAGCGGCGCGTTGAGCACGCGGCAGCGATCGAGGAGATACTCTCCGCACCGCCTGGGCAGCAGCTGTCACCCCGAGCCGCACGAATCGCCCTGGCATCGCTGATGGCGGCCATCCGGACCGGCCCGGCACCCGGCGCACGCGACCGGCGCATCGCGGCCCGGGACGGCTTGGCGTGCACGCTGTTCCACACCGCAGACGGCATCGGCACCCTCAGCGCACCCACCTGGCGCGTCCTTCTCCCGGGCCGGGAACCGGTGTTTCATCTCCCAGGGCGTTGGATGCCTGCCCCACGGCGCACCACAGATGATCCCGCGAGCCGTGCCGAGGCTGTGTTCGTGCCGATGAGGGCCGTGTGA
- a CDS encoding AlbA family DNA-binding domain-containing protein yields MTEDVLDALVAGQVSETDQLDFKAGGAYQATRGPRGDWLTEQEFAKDVAAFANARGGLLLIGVAEAGGKASSLAPITSVASEAEEQRLRMALVNYLGPSTETFFLSIPAATGGFYLGVVVPPSRRGPHAVLAPSSDPKAYVAVSGA; encoded by the coding sequence GTGACTGAGGACGTGCTTGACGCACTGGTAGCTGGCCAGGTTTCGGAGACTGATCAACTTGACTTCAAGGCTGGTGGAGCGTATCAGGCCACGAGAGGACCGCGAGGTGACTGGCTCACGGAGCAGGAGTTCGCCAAAGACGTCGCGGCATTTGCGAATGCCCGCGGTGGACTTCTACTGATCGGAGTTGCAGAAGCGGGTGGCAAGGCTTCGAGTCTGGCCCCGATCACGTCGGTGGCTTCGGAAGCTGAAGAGCAGAGACTGCGGATGGCTTTGGTGAATTATCTGGGACCGAGTACCGAGACCTTCTTCCTCTCGATCCCTGCTGCTACGGGAGGTTTCTATCTGGGTGTGGTCGTTCCTCCATCTCGTCGAGGGCCACATGCCGTGCTCGCCCCGTCTAGCGATCCTAAAGCGTACGTTGCGGTATCCGGTGCGTAG